The proteins below come from a single Candidatus Bathyarchaeota archaeon genomic window:
- the glnA gene encoding type I glutamate--ammonia ligase, translated as MDAQVSKAIETLKTNNIRWVHSAFVDVRGILQDMVLPAREYLNGAAFTEGIGFDGSSVRGFKSIEESDMIFMPDPKTLAIMPWETDPNQKSAIILGDSLEAFGGTEPSVTCPRGYVAKRAIKAAQDMGYTGIFAPELEHFVFTSIDPTKLTWDLWAAPKGGEGDAWGAPRVVPGSPEVTPGGFILRPKEAYYRTPPEDTTVAYRNEVSQILEDYFGLTIEKHHHEVATVGQVEIDYKYGELLDTADRALYFKFVAKNIAKKHGLIATFMPKPIYLDNASGMHVHSSLWKGKTNVMYDGEDDYAELSQIGRYYVGGLLEHARALTAICCPTVSSYKRLVPGFEAPIYVLWSRRNRSALCRIPLYYKGAGFAAQKRVEYRGVDPTCNPYLAFACLMMAGLDGIKKKLEPGDPIDEDVYKLSKAKRRELGIKELPTTLKDALDALESDSVLKDALGSHVFDAFIDLKTNDWNQYCLYVSPWEIMKYLDY; from the coding sequence ATGGACGCACAAGTAAGTAAAGCGATAGAAACTCTCAAGACAAACAACATCCGCTGGGTACACTCAGCATTCGTCGATGTTAGAGGCATACTCCAAGACATGGTCCTGCCAGCCAGGGAATACCTAAACGGAGCAGCCTTCACCGAGGGTATAGGCTTTGACGGCTCATCCGTCCGCGGCTTCAAATCCATCGAAGAATCCGACATGATCTTTATGCCCGACCCCAAAACCCTCGCCATCATGCCCTGGGAAACCGACCCCAACCAGAAAAGCGCCATCATCCTAGGCGACTCGCTGGAAGCATTCGGCGGAACCGAACCCTCAGTCACCTGCCCCCGAGGATACGTCGCCAAACGCGCCATAAAAGCCGCCCAGGACATGGGTTACACCGGCATCTTTGCGCCGGAGCTTGAACACTTCGTCTTCACCTCAATCGACCCCACCAAACTCACCTGGGACCTTTGGGCTGCACCTAAAGGCGGAGAAGGAGACGCATGGGGTGCACCACGCGTGGTTCCCGGATCGCCCGAGGTTACCCCCGGAGGATTCATTCTTCGCCCCAAAGAAGCCTACTACCGTACGCCCCCCGAGGACACCACCGTTGCTTACCGTAACGAGGTCAGCCAGATTCTTGAGGACTACTTTGGCTTAACCATCGAGAAGCACCATCACGAAGTCGCCACCGTCGGGCAGGTTGAAATCGACTACAAATACGGCGAGCTCCTCGACACAGCCGACCGCGCCTTGTACTTCAAGTTTGTCGCCAAAAACATCGCAAAGAAACATGGTTTAATCGCCACGTTTATGCCTAAACCCATCTACTTGGATAACGCCAGCGGCATGCACGTGCATTCTTCGCTGTGGAAGGGCAAAACCAACGTGATGTACGATGGAGAGGACGATTACGCTGAACTGAGCCAGATCGGACGCTACTACGTGGGTGGACTTTTGGAGCATGCACGGGCTTTAACGGCGATCTGCTGCCCAACTGTTAGCAGCTATAAACGGTTGGTGCCCGGCTTTGAAGCCCCCATCTATGTGCTTTGGAGCCGACGAAACCGCAGTGCCCTGTGCCGAATACCGCTTTACTATAAAGGCGCTGGGTTTGCTGCTCAGAAACGCGTTGAATACCGCGGCGTGGACCCCACATGCAACCCGTATTTGGCTTTCGCTTGCCTGATGATGGCTGGTTTAGATGGCATCAAGAAGAAACTTGAGCCCGGAGACCCCATAGATGAGGATGTCTACAAACTCAGCAAGGCTAAACGTCGGGAACTGGGCATCAAGGAGCTTCCAACCACCCTTAAGGATGCGCTGGATGCATTGGAAAGCGACAGCGTGCTTAAGGATGCCTTGGGCAGCCACGTGTTTGATGCCTTCATCGACTTGAAGACCAACGACTGGAACCAGTACTGCCTCTATGTTTCCCCCTGGGAAATAATGAAGTACCTAGACTACTAA
- a CDS encoding RsmB/NOP family class I SAM-dependent RNA methyltransferase has translation MSGKEFFQNRYRQLGWIPKEAKPRQAIRINNQNAKGKNLIGRLATLGVQLQKIPFLTDGYWVVDSKVSAGATAEYLLGLYSIQEAAAQLSVSVFSGLKGKKVLDCAAAPGGKTVQLADSMANTGAIIALDVDKRRLTALGNQLERCHVANTVVYLLDARQAPSLGVKFDRVLLDAPCSGNFAADRNWFSNRTLKDVERNAAVQKELLKAAAECLSSQGELVYSTCSLEPEEDELNMDWAIRNLNLSIEPISCFGSEGLLEVFGKHLDSSVANCRRIWPDQTQGFFVAKLKKRSPQP, from the coding sequence ATGTCAGGTAAAGAGTTCTTCCAAAACCGGTACCGCCAATTAGGCTGGATACCTAAAGAGGCTAAGCCCCGCCAAGCCATCCGCATAAACAACCAAAACGCAAAAGGCAAAAACCTCATCGGGCGCCTAGCCACTCTGGGCGTGCAGCTGCAGAAAATCCCCTTCCTCACCGACGGCTACTGGGTTGTGGACTCCAAGGTTTCCGCGGGCGCAACCGCCGAGTACCTGCTGGGGCTCTACTCTATTCAGGAAGCCGCCGCTCAGCTATCCGTCTCGGTGTTTTCGGGTTTAAAGGGCAAAAAGGTGCTTGATTGCGCCGCTGCGCCGGGTGGAAAAACCGTGCAGCTTGCCGATTCAATGGCAAACACCGGCGCCATCATCGCCCTTGACGTTGATAAACGCCGCTTAACCGCGCTTGGTAACCAGCTGGAACGCTGCCACGTCGCCAACACGGTGGTTTACCTCTTGGATGCGCGGCAGGCACCCAGTCTAGGCGTCAAATTCGACAGGGTTCTGCTGGATGCGCCCTGCTCGGGCAACTTTGCCGCAGACAGAAACTGGTTTAGTAACCGCACACTAAAGGATGTGGAACGCAACGCTGCAGTGCAAAAAGAGCTGCTTAAAGCCGCCGCGGAGTGCCTCAGCAGCCAAGGCGAACTCGTTTACTCGACTTGTTCGCTGGAGCCTGAAGAAGACGAGTTAAATATGGATTGGGCAATCCGTAACCTCAATCTATCAATCGAGCCGATTAGCTGTTTTGGAAGCGAAGGTTTGCTGGAGGTCTTCGGCAAGCACCTTGACTCTTCAGTGGCAAATTGCCGCCGCATCTGGCCTGACCAGACCCAGGGCTTTTTTGTCGCTAAACTCAAAAAACGGAGTCCGCAGCCATGA
- the nikR gene encoding nickel-responsive transcriptional regulator NikR, whose translation MSKIVRVGVTFPPDLLKDFDDIIGKMGYESRSKAIQDAVRLYVSERKWLQEEEADQTGVILMIYDHETRGLESDLTDSQHHHTDLISSTMHIHLGEHDCLEVIAVKGKGSEIRHLSDDLTTRRGVKILKSMIVSI comes from the coding sequence ATGTCTAAAATTGTCCGTGTAGGCGTAACTTTCCCCCCTGACTTGCTCAAAGACTTCGACGACATAATCGGAAAAATGGGCTATGAAAGCCGCAGCAAAGCAATCCAAGACGCCGTAAGACTCTACGTTTCAGAGCGCAAGTGGCTGCAGGAAGAAGAAGCAGACCAAACAGGCGTCATATTGATGATTTACGATCATGAAACACGGGGTCTGGAGAGCGATTTAACCGATTCGCAGCATCACCACACCGACCTCATCTCCTCCACGATGCATATTCACCTCGGCGAACATGACTGCTTAGAAGTCATAGCGGTGAAGGGAAAAGGCTCCGAGATACGTCACCTCAGCGATGATTTAACCACGCGGCGAGGAGTAAAAATCCTCAAATCCATGATTGTCTCGATTTAA
- the nadA gene encoding quinolinate synthase NadA — MDLKQKIQDLKKEKKAIILAHNYQRPEIQDIADYVGDSIELSRKASQEKEAELIVFCAVDFMAESAAIINPSKKVLLPCPGARCPMAQMLTVDEIKRAKKQYPDAPVVLYVNTLAACKAEADVCCTSANAVEVVNSLSAQTVLFGPDKNLAEYVAEKTGKTLISIPANGFCPTHLLFQPEDVKVLKMQHPKAEVITHPECSREMRASSDFIGSTSKMCRYAKESDAKEFIVGTEEGILHRLRRENPDKKFYLAYEGAICPNMKLTTLDRVYASLKEEKYVVAVPDAVAEKARASLERMFKVKA, encoded by the coding sequence ATGGATTTAAAGCAGAAAATCCAAGATCTTAAAAAAGAGAAAAAAGCCATTATACTGGCACATAACTATCAGCGCCCAGAAATCCAAGACATAGCTGACTACGTAGGCGACAGCATAGAGCTCAGCCGCAAAGCCAGCCAAGAAAAAGAAGCCGAACTCATCGTCTTCTGCGCGGTGGACTTCATGGCGGAGTCCGCGGCGATAATTAACCCCTCCAAGAAGGTGCTTCTGCCCTGTCCGGGTGCACGGTGCCCCATGGCGCAGATGCTAACCGTCGACGAAATTAAACGTGCGAAAAAGCAGTATCCAGACGCGCCGGTGGTCCTCTACGTGAATACCCTGGCTGCCTGCAAGGCTGAGGCTGATGTATGCTGCACCAGCGCTAACGCCGTCGAAGTTGTAAATTCACTTAGCGCCCAAACCGTGCTGTTCGGACCCGACAAGAACCTCGCCGAGTACGTGGCGGAGAAAACGGGCAAAACCCTGATTTCCATCCCCGCCAACGGTTTCTGTCCCACGCATCTGCTGTTTCAGCCTGAAGACGTAAAGGTCCTCAAGATGCAGCATCCCAAAGCGGAGGTTATAACACACCCCGAATGCAGCAGGGAGATGCGTGCCAGCTCAGACTTCATCGGCAGCACTTCAAAGATGTGCCGCTACGCCAAAGAATCAGACGCTAAAGAATTCATTGTCGGAACCGAAGAGGGGATTCTGCATCGGCTGCGCAGGGAGAACCCTGACAAGAAATTCTATCTTGCTTACGAAGGCGCCATCTGCCCCAACATGAAACTCACCACGCTTGACAGAGTCTACGCTTCGCTTAAGGAAGAAAAGTATGTGGTTGCGGTTCCTGATGCGGTGGCGGAGAAAGCCCGTGCCTCATTGGAGCGTATGTTTAAGGTGAAGGCTTAA
- a CDS encoding response regulator, with amino-acid sequence MGKKILIVDSDTRTSKSFSDVFIKEGFQVSIAHYPLQAQELLQHNSYDCVLMSFSHPATIGRDLLVFSQQSLPNALTIVLNDFPTVESAIEAIECGSDAMFAKPVNLKLLLKVIREKTACTQPPS; translated from the coding sequence TTGGGCAAAAAAATTTTAATCGTAGACTCAGATACGCGGACCTCAAAATCGTTTAGCGACGTCTTCATCAAAGAAGGCTTCCAAGTCAGCATAGCCCACTATCCCCTTCAAGCCCAAGAGCTTCTGCAGCATAACAGCTACGACTGCGTGCTGATGAGCTTTAGCCACCCCGCAACCATCGGACGCGACCTACTGGTTTTCTCTCAGCAGTCCCTTCCCAACGCCTTAACCATAGTTCTAAACGATTTTCCCACCGTGGAAAGCGCGATTGAAGCCATCGAATGCGGCTCCGATGCGATGTTTGCTAAGCCAGTGAACTTGAAGTTACTGCTGAAAGTCATACGGGAAAAAACCGCTTGTACCCAACCGCCAAGTTAG
- the pyrB gene encoding aspartate carbamoyltransferase yields the protein MTFKGRDIISIEDFTQQEINHILDVTKTMEPYAKGGSDLLKGKILATLFFEPSTRTRLSFETAMLKLGGGYIGFAEPDLTSARKGENLADTIRTVENYADAIALRHSLEGAAKLAAEFSKVPIINAGTGAEEHPTQALIDLYTMRKERGKIDGLKVAFVGDLRYGRTVHSLAYALALYDVELYLVSPESLRMRKDVLSSIKNKIPVTENADLDAIIPQIDVLYVTRIQRERFPDAREYAKVKGAYRIDLKTLENAKKDLIILHPLPRVDEIAPEVDATPQARYFQQVWNGIVVRMALLSLVLGAVE from the coding sequence TTGACCTTCAAGGGCAGAGACATAATCTCAATCGAAGACTTCACACAGCAGGAAATCAACCACATCCTCGACGTAACCAAAACTATGGAGCCCTACGCGAAGGGCGGCTCAGATCTGCTTAAAGGCAAAATCCTGGCAACTCTCTTCTTTGAACCCAGCACCCGCACCCGGTTAAGCTTTGAAACCGCCATGCTCAAACTGGGCGGCGGCTACATCGGCTTTGCCGAACCCGATTTGACCTCGGCGCGCAAAGGCGAGAACCTCGCTGACACCATACGCACAGTGGAGAACTATGCTGATGCGATTGCGCTGCGGCATAGCCTTGAGGGCGCGGCGAAGTTGGCGGCGGAATTCAGCAAGGTTCCCATCATCAACGCGGGCACCGGCGCTGAGGAGCATCCCACGCAGGCCCTCATCGACCTCTACACGATGCGTAAAGAAAGGGGCAAAATCGATGGGTTAAAGGTGGCTTTCGTGGGCGACTTGCGCTATGGGCGGACGGTGCATTCGTTGGCGTATGCGCTGGCGCTCTACGACGTGGAGCTCTATTTGGTGTCGCCGGAGTCGCTGCGGATGCGCAAAGATGTGCTTTCCAGCATAAAAAATAAAATCCCAGTCACCGAAAACGCGGACTTAGACGCCATTATCCCCCAGATCGACGTGCTCTATGTGACGCGGATACAGCGGGAACGTTTCCCCGACGCGCGGGAATACGCCAAAGTCAAAGGCGCCTACCGCATTGACCTCAAAACGCTGGAAAACGCCAAAAAAGACCTCATAATTCTGCATCCGCTGCCCCGCGTGGACGAAATCGCCCCCGAAGTGGACGCGACGCCGCAGGCACGCTACTTCCAGCAGGTCTGGAACGGCATCGTGGTGCGGATGGCACTGCTCTCACTGGTGCTGGGTGCGGTTGAATAA
- a CDS encoding helix-turn-helix domain-containing protein, with the protein MVNAQPTRSRGVKVLKAVSSPMRLQILNWLFDKSALSYSELMAQLKMNPSRDAGRFAYHLKFLLKAGLVEADVESKKYYLTDLGKMVLDVADRVEKKAVKPKGMLVRTSHLTLEEFDANKIANSLIKEAKVPAELAQKAAKETEKRLVKSKTKYLTASLIREVVNGILVEKGYEDYRHKLTRVGMPVHEVTVLIESRDADLDCSVAISRAGQAVISEYTLLNIFPRDISDAHLSGAIHIDSLGTWLLKPSEVVHELRYFFVHGIQPDVAQQAQMAPPTDFKSALCTAFNVLLHASRETSRSQAFNYFNLSLAPFARGNDVAKLKENLRLFILNLNQHVDAALGLELDVSKSTAEKEAFGPAGKSVGKYGDYAVESRLLASLILDVFLEENAKKPLLNPKLIIRVTPSAFEDEAARVLLLKAHRLAAQGGAPYFANLTKRDAENWAYSSSGVKFSSDLTGDWETDTLRTGCLGCVTINLPRIVLECEGDKNKFLDIFKERFELSARALGIKNNALKQFGKNSLPFLLQKSNGDVYFRLEHCSRIVNLAGFCEAAEAFTGKAISAPETRQFAEEVIAGLLAFRQKLGRKYGKRLYPAILGNREAAERLAQLDIERFGVAKVKFSGTRDKPYYSTLKRLQIKPAPTLLAPVGTVENAQLTKGLLGGGSLDILELEGDGEYSADALLDLTKRIIDNQASEFFSYNRAVSFCGNCKKNYFGTLHKCPSCGSMSNLTAFDRFNST; encoded by the coding sequence ATGGTTAATGCTCAGCCAACTCGCAGCCGCGGCGTCAAGGTTCTTAAAGCCGTATCCTCACCGATGCGTCTGCAGATTCTAAATTGGCTCTTTGACAAAAGCGCCCTCAGCTACAGCGAACTTATGGCGCAGCTCAAGATGAATCCCAGCCGAGACGCAGGCAGATTCGCTTATCACCTCAAGTTTCTCCTTAAAGCCGGGTTGGTGGAGGCGGATGTGGAATCCAAAAAGTATTACCTTACTGACCTTGGCAAGATGGTTTTGGATGTGGCGGACCGCGTTGAAAAGAAAGCCGTCAAGCCTAAAGGTATGCTTGTGCGGACTTCGCATCTGACGTTGGAGGAGTTTGACGCCAACAAAATCGCTAATTCCCTCATCAAAGAAGCCAAGGTGCCTGCGGAGTTGGCGCAGAAAGCCGCTAAAGAAACCGAGAAGCGATTGGTGAAATCCAAAACCAAGTATCTTACTGCTTCACTTATCCGCGAAGTCGTGAACGGTATCCTCGTCGAGAAGGGCTATGAGGACTACCGCCATAAACTCACGCGTGTGGGGATGCCTGTGCATGAAGTTACCGTCCTGATTGAGTCCCGAGACGCCGACCTCGATTGCAGCGTTGCCATCAGCCGCGCGGGGCAAGCAGTGATAAGCGAGTATACCCTGCTTAACATTTTTCCACGCGACATCTCTGATGCGCATCTGAGCGGCGCCATCCACATCGACAGCCTCGGCACATGGCTGCTTAAACCCAGCGAAGTCGTGCATGAACTGCGCTACTTCTTTGTACACGGTATCCAACCCGACGTTGCCCAGCAGGCCCAGATGGCGCCTCCCACCGACTTCAAATCTGCCCTCTGCACCGCCTTCAACGTGCTCTTGCATGCCAGCCGAGAAACCAGCCGCAGCCAAGCCTTCAACTACTTCAACCTCTCGCTGGCGCCATTCGCGAGGGGTAATGACGTAGCCAAACTTAAAGAGAACCTGCGGCTCTTCATACTTAACCTCAACCAGCATGTCGATGCAGCCTTGGGGTTGGAGCTGGATGTTTCTAAGTCCACCGCGGAGAAAGAAGCCTTCGGTCCAGCTGGCAAATCAGTGGGTAAATACGGCGACTACGCGGTGGAGAGCCGCCTTTTAGCGTCCCTGATTTTGGATGTTTTTCTTGAGGAGAACGCCAAAAAACCGTTGCTTAACCCCAAACTCATCATACGAGTCACCCCCAGCGCCTTCGAAGACGAAGCCGCCCGTGTGCTGCTGCTTAAAGCTCACAGGTTGGCGGCGCAGGGCGGAGCCCCCTACTTTGCTAACCTAACCAAAAGGGACGCGGAGAACTGGGCTTACTCGTCTTCAGGCGTTAAATTCTCATCTGACCTCACAGGCGACTGGGAAACCGACACGTTGCGCACCGGCTGCCTTGGCTGCGTCACCATCAATTTGCCCCGCATCGTTTTGGAATGCGAGGGCGACAAAAACAAGTTCCTCGACATCTTCAAGGAGCGCTTTGAGCTTTCCGCCCGCGCCTTAGGCATCAAGAACAACGCGCTTAAGCAATTCGGCAAAAACTCGCTTCCGTTTCTGCTCCAGAAATCCAACGGAGACGTGTACTTCCGCTTGGAGCATTGCTCGCGTATCGTGAATTTGGCGGGGTTCTGTGAAGCCGCTGAAGCCTTCACGGGCAAAGCCATCAGTGCCCCGGAGACCCGCCAGTTCGCCGAGGAAGTCATCGCTGGACTGCTTGCGTTTCGGCAGAAGCTGGGCAGAAAATACGGCAAACGCCTCTACCCCGCCATCTTGGGCAACCGCGAAGCCGCCGAGCGCCTTGCACAATTGGATATTGAACGCTTCGGCGTAGCCAAAGTCAAGTTTTCAGGCACCCGCGACAAACCCTACTACAGCACGCTTAAGCGCCTCCAAATCAAGCCTGCCCCGACCCTGCTTGCTCCCGTCGGCACCGTGGAGAATGCGCAGCTCACCAAGGGCCTTTTAGGCGGAGGCAGCCTTGACATTCTCGAATTGGAGGGCGACGGCGAATACAGCGCAGATGCCCTTCTGGATTTAACGAAGCGAATCATCGACAACCAAGCCAGCGAATTCTTCAGCTATAACCGCGCGGTAAGCTTCTGTGGCAACTGCAAGAAAAACTACTTTGGCACCCTGCATAAATGCCCATCTTGCGGCTCCATGAGCAACCTAACCGCATTCGACCGATTCAACTCAACTTAG
- a CDS encoding agmatine deiminase family protein → MNSPNECRKLGFYMPAEWQRHDAIWLAWPYDPTTFPDRVEKVEATYVQIVGEIHESEHVNLFVIDEPTKKKVLRLFQAAGIDLSKVDIYVTDYADVWFRDYGPIFVRNPRHELAMIHWDFNSWGEKYETLLKDKEIPAFINQKMKLRCFRPGIVLEGGSIDVNGEGTLLTTEQCLLNSNRNPDLTKERIEQYLSDFLGVTHFIWLKRGILGDDTDGHIDDLARFVDPRTVVCAYQDDAGEADFGALQENYAVLCDATDQDGHKLRVIKLPMPKVVSDEGEQLPASYTNFYIGNTKVLVPVFDDPNDEKALAILQEMFPTRKVVGICCKDLVYGFGTLHCISQQQPCPA, encoded by the coding sequence ATGAATAGCCCAAATGAATGCCGCAAACTGGGCTTCTACATGCCCGCCGAGTGGCAGCGCCACGACGCGATTTGGCTGGCTTGGCCCTATGACCCCACAACTTTCCCCGACCGCGTCGAGAAGGTGGAAGCTACCTACGTGCAGATCGTTGGGGAAATCCATGAAAGCGAGCACGTGAACCTCTTTGTCATAGATGAACCTACCAAGAAAAAGGTCCTCCGCCTCTTTCAGGCCGCAGGAATCGACCTCTCCAAAGTAGATATCTACGTCACGGATTATGCGGATGTGTGGTTCCGCGACTACGGCCCGATCTTTGTCCGCAACCCCCGCCACGAGCTAGCAATGATTCATTGGGACTTTAACAGCTGGGGCGAAAAATATGAGACGCTGCTAAAAGACAAAGAAATCCCTGCATTCATCAACCAAAAAATGAAGCTGCGCTGTTTTAGGCCCGGCATCGTTTTGGAGGGCGGCAGCATAGACGTCAACGGCGAAGGCACCCTGCTTACGACTGAGCAGTGCCTGCTAAACAGCAACCGCAACCCTGACCTGACTAAAGAGCGAATCGAGCAGTACCTCTCCGATTTTCTGGGCGTCACCCACTTCATCTGGCTTAAACGCGGCATCCTCGGTGACGACACCGACGGGCACATAGATGATTTGGCAAGGTTCGTCGATCCGCGCACTGTGGTCTGTGCCTACCAAGATGACGCCGGCGAAGCGGATTTTGGGGCTCTGCAGGAAAACTATGCGGTTCTCTGCGATGCCACTGACCAGGACGGCCACAAACTCCGCGTCATCAAGCTGCCAATGCCTAAAGTCGTCAGCGACGAAGGCGAACAGTTACCCGCCAGCTACACCAACTTCTACATCGGCAACACCAAAGTGCTGGTGCCCGTCTTTGATGACCCCAACGATGAAAAGGCGCTGGCGATTCTGCAGGAGATGTTTCCCACCCGCAAAGTCGTCGGCATATGCTGCAAGGACCTCGTCTACGGTTTTGGTACCCTGCACTGCATCAGCCAGCAGCAGCCCTGCCCCGCCTGA
- a CDS encoding carbon-nitrogen hydrolase, translated as MHKTLRMIEQAAHQGAQIICLQELYRTQYFPQEEHRDVAGLAETIPGESTDALCKLAKQHGVVIVAPLFEKGSDGKFYNSAAVIGVDGKILGVYRKIHVPYDPYFYEKNYFEAGTEPYRVYDVGCAKIGVLICYDQWFPEAARINTLQGAEILLYPTAIGYVKGYTSADGDWHDAWRTVQRSHAIANGVHVAAVNRVGEEGELEFWGGSFVCDAFGKVLAEASTTQEEVLIVKVDLAMNRQIQEGWGFLRNRRPDIYQKLTEKQADTNDE; from the coding sequence ATGCACAAGACCCTGCGCATGATCGAGCAAGCCGCCCATCAAGGCGCCCAAATCATCTGCCTGCAGGAACTCTACCGCACACAGTACTTCCCCCAAGAGGAGCACCGTGACGTGGCAGGTTTGGCGGAGACCATTCCCGGCGAATCCACCGATGCCCTATGCAAACTGGCAAAGCAGCATGGCGTCGTCATTGTTGCGCCGCTTTTTGAGAAGGGCAGCGACGGCAAATTCTACAATTCCGCCGCAGTCATCGGCGTCGACGGCAAAATACTTGGGGTTTACCGTAAAATCCACGTGCCCTACGACCCATATTTTTACGAGAAGAACTATTTTGAAGCGGGCACTGAGCCCTACCGGGTCTACGATGTGGGCTGCGCCAAAATCGGGGTGCTCATCTGCTATGACCAGTGGTTCCCCGAAGCCGCCCGCATCAATACGTTGCAGGGCGCGGAAATCCTCCTCTATCCCACGGCAATCGGCTACGTCAAAGGTTATACGTCGGCGGACGGCGACTGGCATGATGCATGGCGAACCGTGCAGCGCAGCCACGCCATCGCAAACGGGGTGCATGTGGCGGCGGTGAACCGCGTCGGCGAGGAAGGCGAGTTGGAGTTTTGGGGCGGCAGCTTTGTCTGTGACGCATTCGGCAAGGTTCTCGCAGAAGCCAGCACAACCCAGGAGGAAGTGCTAATCGTCAAGGTTGATTTGGCTATGAATCGGCAGATCCAGGAGGGCTGGGGTTTTCTGCGAAACCGCCGCCCCGACATCTACCAGAAACTCACCGAGAAGCAGGCGGATACCAACGATGAATAG
- a CDS encoding C/D box methylation guide ribonucleoprotein complex aNOP56 subunit (functions along with aFIB and aL7a; guides 2'-O-methylation of ribose to specific sites in RNAs), with translation MKAFIVQFPFGVAAFDDKNQLVEKALFPKKPQAAAKSLLRAEQGKLSDQTTSLISLLKNAGYDVYVFADAALAQEAHRKLEVSTEVTKPAEAAVLNGRMSEVALEAGFAVDESELGVWNRNVAMELSKLRIKGATMKRDLIVSQGIQTLDSLDQTVNLFMGRLREWYGVYFPELDRLVEKHETYARLVMNIGDKESYTQDALDAENIPKDRAENIIKAAENSMGADVGGADLVQVQALAKDVLAFYELRKSMEDYVDRTMEEMAPNVRAVAGALLGARLISLAGSLQNLAMRPASTIQVLGAEKALFRSLKTGARPPKHGLIFQHTLLHDAKRWQRGKIARVIAGKLAIAARADMFGQGHYIGDDLKAEINKRIEEIHEKYKEPPPPKEAAPRPPREGGFDRRRSGERRFDRGRDRRSEGGEHRFSYRVPSREGQNQPIRQTPEVPQTEGAPKDNQQRPLTPKPPHAGPPKGGKRRRKQWRDKRARQS, from the coding sequence ATGAAAGCATTCATTGTACAGTTTCCCTTCGGCGTCGCAGCATTCGACGACAAAAACCAGCTTGTCGAAAAAGCGCTTTTTCCCAAAAAACCGCAGGCGGCAGCCAAGAGCCTGCTACGCGCTGAACAGGGAAAACTCAGCGACCAAACCACCTCGCTAATTTCACTGCTCAAAAACGCTGGCTACGACGTGTATGTCTTTGCAGATGCCGCCCTCGCTCAGGAGGCACACCGCAAACTCGAAGTATCAACCGAAGTAACCAAGCCCGCGGAAGCAGCCGTCCTGAATGGACGCATGAGCGAAGTTGCGTTGGAGGCAGGTTTCGCCGTCGACGAATCCGAGTTAGGCGTGTGGAACCGTAACGTCGCCATGGAACTCAGCAAGCTCCGCATTAAGGGCGCAACCATGAAACGTGACCTCATCGTTTCGCAGGGCATCCAAACCCTCGACAGCCTCGACCAGACCGTTAACCTCTTTATGGGCAGGCTCCGCGAGTGGTATGGCGTCTACTTCCCCGAGCTTGATCGCCTCGTAGAGAAACACGAGACCTACGCTCGCCTCGTCATGAACATAGGCGACAAAGAAAGCTACACCCAAGACGCATTAGATGCAGAAAACATCCCCAAGGACCGCGCAGAGAACATCATCAAAGCCGCGGAGAACTCCATGGGCGCAGATGTTGGCGGCGCAGATTTGGTGCAGGTTCAAGCCTTAGCTAAAGATGTGCTGGCATTCTATGAACTGCGCAAGAGCATGGAGGACTACGTGGACCGCACCATGGAGGAGATGGCGCCTAACGTCCGAGCAGTCGCTGGGGCACTTCTTGGGGCACGCCTAATCTCGCTTGCAGGCAGCCTGCAGAATCTTGCGATGCGTCCCGCAAGCACCATTCAGGTTCTCGGCGCAGAGAAAGCTCTTTTCCGCTCACTGAAAACTGGCGCGCGACCCCCCAAGCACGGATTGATTTTCCAGCATACGCTACTGCATGATGCGAAGCGTTGGCAGCGGGGAAAGATCGCGCGGGTCATCGCGGGCAAACTTGCCATAGCCGCACGCGCCGACATGTTCGGTCAAGGACACTACATAGGCGACGACTTGAAAGCAGAGATTAACAAGCGTATAGAGGAAATCCACGAGAAATACAAAGAGCCACCGCCGCCAAAAGAAGCTGCACCAAGACCGCCACGGGAAGGAGGTTTTGACCGCCGACGCAGCGGAGAACGCCGATTTGACCGCGGCAGAGACAGACGTTCTGAAGGGGGCGAGCACCGCTTCTCATATCGTGTGCCTTCTCGAGAGGGACAAAACCAACCCATCCGCCAAACCCCAGAGGTTCCTCAGACGGAAGGAGCGCCTAAAGATAACCAACAGCGCCCACTCACGCCGAAACCTCCACATGCGGGTCCACCTAAAGGCGGCAAACGTAGGCGCAAGCAGTGGAGAGACAAGCGTGCCCGTCAGAGTTAA